One Ricinus communis isolate WT05 ecotype wild-type chromosome 1, ASM1957865v1, whole genome shotgun sequence DNA window includes the following coding sequences:
- the LOC8265840 gene encoding protein transport protein Sec61 subunit beta → MALGGTAPPRGSAAATASLRRRRTTSGGASGGAAGTMLQFYTDDSSGLKISPNVVLIMSIGFIAFVAILHVVGKLYLVRREA, encoded by the coding sequence ATGGCTTTAGGTGGAACCGCTCCCCCAAGAGGCAGTGCAGCAGCCACTGCAAGCTTGCGCAGGAGAAGAACAACCAGTGGTGGAGCCTCAGGAGGAGCAGCGGGGACTATGCTTCAGTTTTACACTGATGATTCTTCAGGTCTCAAGATCTCTCCTAATGTTGTTCTAATCATGAGCATTGGATTCATTGCCTTTGTTGCAATTCTGCATGTTGTGGGGAAACTCTACCTTGTTCGCAGAGAAGCTTAA
- the LOC8265841 gene encoding F-box protein At5g51370 codes for MSHSSDGYTNTPNPNPSPLTKRNRAISLPEIWFKEQSLKHVVLKMHLRSLSSTPSPPSSDTDFPSLTTSGLQAHSIDPKTRPDYTSLLSDELLLQVFSKLPISQYVSNSLACKRWLHLHGRLVQSIKLNEWSFLNSGRIFTRFRNITEISILNACFITPRNSGIMLTHKFLSIDIGTEFSDNGLFIEENCMLPCDFIDCGLEMIAKSYPNLRRIVVFGASETGLLSISNKCETLQEVELHCCGDFALKGISGCTNLQVVKLVGCVDVFYYSVVSDIGLTILAQGCKRLVKLELCGCEGSYDGIKAIGQCCQMLEELTISDHRMDGGWLAALSFCGNLKTLTLKTCKSIDSSPGPDEHLGSCPTLEELHLQQCQMRDKLGVKALFSVCEAVREIVFQNCWGLEDEVFSTASVCRRVRLLSLEGCSSLTTGGLEAVILNWKELQRLRVMSCNKIKDNEVSPALASLFSVLKELKWRPDSRSLLSSSLAGTGVGNKGGRFFKGLKG; via the exons ATGTCACATTCATCGGATGGATATACAAATACcccaaaccctaaccctaGTCCATTAACAAAGCGGAACAGAGCTATAAGCTTACCAGAGATATGGTTTAAAGAGCAATCGTTAAAGCATGTAGTTTTGAAGATGCATCTCAGATCTTTGTCTTCTACACCATCACCCCCTTCTTCTGATACTGATTTTCCATCACTAACAACTTCAGGGCTTCAAGCTCATTCTATTGACCCGAAAACCCGACCCGATTACACCTCTCTCCTATCCGACGagcttcttcttcaagttttCTCAAAGCTTCCAATTTCTCAGTATGTCTCTAATTCTCTTGCGTGCAAACGCTGGTTGCATCTTCATGGCCGTTTGGTACAATCCATCAAGCTTAATGAATGGTCATTTCTTAATTCGGGTCGGATATTTACCCGGTTCCGGAATATCACTGAAATTAGTATTCTTAACGCTTGTTTTATAACCCCAAGAAATTCTGGTATAATGTTGACTCATAAGTTTTTATCTATTGATATTGGTACTGAATTTTCAGATAATGGGTTGTTTATTGAAGAGAATTGCATGTTACCttgtgattttattgattgtgGGCTTGAAATGATTGCTAAATCTTACCCTAATTTAAGAAGAATTGTTGTATTCGGTGCAAGTGAAACTGGGTTATTGAGTATTTCAAATAAGTGTGAGACGTTGCAGGAAGTGGAGCTGCATTGCTGTGGAGATTTTGCGTTGAAAGGGATTTCAGGGTGTACTAATTTGCAAGTAGTTAAATTGGTCGGTTGTGttgatgtattttattattcgGTGGTGTCTGATATTGGATTAACTATATTAGCACAAGGGTGTAAGCGGTTAGTTAAGCTTGAACTTTGTGGATGTGAAGGGAGTTATGATGGGATTAAAGCAATTGGGCAGTGTTGTCAAATGCTTGAGGAATTGACTATTTCTGATCATAGAATGGATGGTGGTTGGTTGGCTGCATTGTCATTTTGTGGAAATTTGAAGACTTTAACATTGAAGACCTGCAAGAGCATTGATTCAAGTCCGGGTCCAGATGAACATCTGGGGTCTTGTCCTACTCTGGAAGAGCTGCATTTGCAACAGTGTCAGATGCGGGATAAACTTGGGGTGAAAGCTCTGTTTTCAGTTTGTGAGGCTGTTCGGGAGATTGTTTTCCAGAACTGTTGGGGATTGGAGGATGAAGTATTTAGCACTGCAAGTGTTTGTAG GAGGGTAAGGCTTCTGTCTCTAGAAGGATGCTCATCACTGACGACAGGTGGTCTGGAAGCAGTTATTCTTAACTGGAAGGAGCTTCAAAGGTTAAGGGTAATGTCATGCAACAAGATAAAGGACAATGAAGTAAGTCCTGCCCTGGCATCACTGTTCTCTGTTCTGAAGGAGTTGAAATGGAGACCAGATTCTAGATCTCTTCTCTCCTCAAGTCTTGCCGGGACTGGAGTGGGAAATAAAGGGGGTAGATTTTTCAAGGGATTGAAGGGTTAA
- the LOC8265842 gene encoding transcription factor UNE10, which produces MTQCVPSWDLEDNPSPAAKHSFRSNSNSSAPDVPMLDYEVAELTWENGQLSMHGLGPPRLPVKTIPSSSPSKYTWEKPRAGGTLESIVNQATRLPQQRKTDNITGYGSNEVVPWLGHHHHHHRAATSSPTMTMDALVPCTKQSDDHRSAHVIDSVPAGIGGNCVVGSSTRVGSCSAPTTATQDEEALLAAKRARVARVPVAPEWSSRDQSVSGSATFGRDSHHVTLDTCEMDLGVGFTSTSFGSQENTKTATAVDENDSVCHSRHQREAGDDDDKQKANGKSSVSTKRSRAAAIHNQSERKRRDKINQRMKTLQKLVPNSSKTDKASMLDEVIEYLKQLQAQVQMMSRMNIQPVMLPMTMQQQLQMSMLAPMNMGMGLAGIGMNVMDMNTISRPNIAGISPVLHPTAFMPMTSWDGSSGGDRLQTASPTVMHDPLAAFLACQTQPMTMDAYSRMAAIYQQLQQQPPASSSKS; this is translated from the exons ATGACCCAGTGTGTTCCTAGCTGGGATCTTGAGGACAATCCCTCTCCTGCTGCCAAGCACTCTTTTCGCTCCAACTCCAATTCCAGTGCGCCTGATGTACCCAT GTTAGACTACGAAGTAGCAGAGCTGACATGGGAGAACGGGCAGTTAAGCATGCACGGTCTAGGTCCACCGCGCTTGCCAGTGAAAACCATCCCTTCCTCTTCTCCATCAAAGTACACGTGGGAAAAGCCACGCGCTGGTGGTACCCTTGAATCCATTGTAAATCAGGCCACGCGTTTACCCCAACAACGTAAGACAGACAATATTACTGGCTATGGATCAAACGAGGTTGTTCCGTGGTTGGgacaccaccaccaccaccaccgtGCAGCTACCAGCTCACCTACCATGACTATGGATGCTTTGGTTCCTTGCACAAAGCAGTCTGATGACCACCGAAGTGCACACGTGATAGACTCCGTGCCTGCAGGAATAGGCGGCAACTGCGTGGTTGGAAGTTCTACTCGCGTTGGGTCCTGTAGCGCGCCAACAACTGCCACGCAGGATGAAGAGGCTCTCCTCGCTGCTAAACGCGCTAGGGTGGCGCGTGTTCCCGTTGCACCTGAGTGGAGCAGTAGAGACCAAAGCGTTAGTGGTAGCGCAACTTTTGGAAGAGATAGTCACCACGTAACGTTAGACACATGCGAGATGGATCTCGGTGTCGGTTTTACTTCTACTTCTTTTGGGTCTCAGGAAAACACCAAGACGGCCACCGCCGTTGACGAGAATGACTCAGTTTGCCACAGTAGACACCAG AGAGAAGCAGGTGACGATGATGACAAGCAGAAAGCGAACGGCAAATCATCTGTTTCAACTAAAAGGAGTAGGGCTGCTGCTATTCATAACCAATCCGAACGT AAAAGAAGAGATAAGATAAACCAAAGGATGAAGACACTGCAGAAGCTGGTCCCAAATTCCAGTAAG ACGGACAAAGCTTCTATGCTGGATGAAGTGATCGAATATCTTAAACAATTGCAAGCTCAAGTGCAAATGATGAGCAGAATGAACATACAACCGGTGATGTTGCCAATGACTATGCAACAACAACTTCAAATGTCAATGCTGGCTCCAATGAACATGGGAATGGGTCTAGCAGGAATCGGAATGAATGTCATGGACATGAACACAATTAGCCGTCCTAATATTGCCGGAATCTCTCCAGTGCTTCATCCTACTGCTTTCATGCCTATGACTTCCTGGGATGGCTCCAGTGGTGGCGATCGATTACAAACCGCTTCACCTACAGTTATGCACGATCCATTAGCTGCATTCCTTGCATGCCAAACACAG CCTATGACCATGGATGCTTACAGCAGGATGGCAGCCATATATCAGCAATTACAACAGCAACCTCCTGCGTCTAGCTCCAAGAGCTAG